One window from the genome of Tachypleus tridentatus isolate NWPU-2018 chromosome 11, ASM421037v1, whole genome shotgun sequence encodes:
- the LOC143231400 gene encoding uncharacterized protein LOC143231400, producing MSSSREANQNSIFDTDRQKNILGVIPNLTVIPPPFLTEYSLCLFCFFLLTVLPPSQTLIPLPSFKATWIGKSVSSSTPTEILQVISLKTCTNECLKTNCKAFSFQTKVTSSNTDRICQIVKEFHSWNTTDDFLEDDDTFIFYEILPKWNVYETTPYEATKPYGARIIRKPTNWWSYSFSRSYHSPRILEENDIVISDFCLDNTHFNTKNSAYFVGIFRNTKLLLRFKIFTTSHVIDVFYETSLNSQLQKVHYDSSTYQGKMIQPGYCYHATIHLAPNETTVTLNGVMLTQFSRYYHPSEVNEVKIHNRDFHILPSTTVYIL from the exons ATGTCAAGCAGCCGGGAAGCTAACCAGAATTCTATATTTGACACCGACCGACAGAAAAATATCTTGGGAGTTATTCCAAACTTAACTGTGATACCCCCTCCCTTTCTCACCGAA TACTCATTGTGTCTATTCTGTTTTTTTCTATTGACGGTACTACCGCCATCACAAACACTAATACCCTTACCCTCTTTCAAAGCAACTTGGATTGGTAAGTCTGTATCGAGTTCCACTCCAACGGAAATCCTCCAAGTCATTTCTCTCAAGACCTGTACAAATGAGTGtcttaaaacaaattgtaaagcGTTTAGCTTTCAGACAAAGGTTACTTCTTCAAATACCGATAGAATCTGTCAGATCGTCAAGGAATTCCATTCCTGGAACACCACTGACGATTTCTTAGAAGATGACGATACTTTCATCTTCTATGAA atTTTACCGAAGTGGAACGTTTACGAGACG ACACCATACGAAGCAACCAAACCCTATGGAGCTCGAATA ATACGCAAGCCAACAAACTGGTGGTCTTACTCCTTCTCACGTAGTTACCATAGTCCGAGAATTCTCGAAGAAAATGACATCGTGATATCTGATTTTTGTCTGGACAAtacacactttaacacaaaaAATTC GGCATATTTCGTTGGAATATTTCGTAATACAAAACTATTGctcagatttaaaatatttacaactagCCACGTCATTGACGTGTTCTATGAAACAAGCTTGAACTCTCAACTTCAAAAAGTGCATTACGACTCCTCCACTTATCAAGGGAAAATGATTCAACCTGGTTATTGCTACCATGCTACAATACATTTGGCACCTAATGAAACTACTGTTACGCTAAATGGCGTAATGTTAACGCAGTTTTCAAGATATTATCACCCGAGTGAAGTTAACGAGGTTAAAATACACAACAGAGATTTTCATATTCTGCCTTCAACAACGGTTTATATTCTTTGA